One window of the Catenulispora sp. MAP5-51 genome contains the following:
- the rpmF gene encoding 50S ribosomal protein L32, whose product MAVPKRKKSRSRTRSRRAQWKAAPLTLVACENCGQTKVPHHLCANCGTYDRRQVVEV is encoded by the coding sequence GTGGCCGTCCCGAAGCGCAAGAAGTCCCGCAGCCGTACCCGTTCGCGCCGTGCCCAGTGGAAGGCCGCGCCGCTGACCCTGGTGGCGTGCGAGAACTGCGGCCAGACCAAGGTTCCGCACCACCTGTGCGCGAACTGCGGCACCTACGACCGCCGCCAGGTCGTCGAGGTCTGA
- a CDS encoding DUF177 domain-containing protein — protein MPGTTPKKPAQPDLRSPYVVDTQDFARRPGSMRKLHETVPAPESLGDKDGVASVPAGSDVELDVRLEAVVEGVLATGTASAAVAGECVRCLEPLDLEVEAEFQELYFFPGEDTGGDEDAVFLVNDLLDLEPVVHDAVVLALPSAPLCRDDCQGLCPECGANLNDDPEHSHETVDPRWAALADLKDQVASNSGTAPVAPPAQDQE, from the coding sequence ATGCCTGGCACGACGCCGAAGAAACCGGCGCAGCCCGACCTTCGCTCGCCGTATGTGGTGGACACCCAAGACTTCGCCAGGCGCCCGGGTTCGATGCGCAAGCTGCACGAGACCGTCCCGGCGCCGGAGTCCCTCGGGGACAAGGACGGGGTCGCCAGCGTGCCGGCGGGTTCGGACGTGGAGCTCGACGTGCGGCTGGAAGCCGTCGTGGAGGGCGTCCTGGCCACCGGTACCGCCAGTGCCGCCGTGGCCGGGGAGTGCGTCCGGTGCCTGGAGCCGCTCGACCTCGAGGTCGAGGCGGAGTTCCAGGAACTGTACTTCTTCCCGGGTGAAGACACGGGAGGCGACGAGGACGCGGTGTTCCTCGTCAACGACCTGCTCGACCTCGAGCCGGTCGTGCACGACGCGGTGGTGCTCGCACTGCCGTCGGCACCGTTGTGCCGGGACGACTGCCAGGGACTGTGCCCCGAATGCGGCGCGAACCTGAACGACGACCCGGAGCACTCGCACGAGACCGTCGACCCCCGGTGGGCGGCCTTGGCGGACCTGAAAGACCAAGTAGCCAGCAACAGCGGTACGGCGCCGGTCGCCCCGCCCGCCCAAGACCAGGAGTAG
- the rnc gene encoding ribonuclease III has translation MASSNRSGKGGTGASAPPEDLIARLGLPVDARLIDRALTHRSYAYENGGLPTNERLEFLGDSVLGLVVTDTLYTTHSELPEGQLAKLRSAVVNSKALAEVARGLRLGDYVKLGRGEETTGGRDKASILADTLEALIGSVYLDHGIEVAFDLVRRLFGPLIATSATLGAGLDWKTSLQELTAVAGIGVPDYRVTETGPDHDKFFEADACVGGTVYGHGSGRSKKEAEQQAAEEAWRTIRETHAEALAAKGVLPGAAGDRKLTHGPYDIEPDPADAS, from the coding sequence GTGGCGTCTTCGAACAGGTCCGGCAAGGGCGGGACAGGAGCCTCCGCCCCGCCGGAGGATCTCATCGCCCGACTTGGCCTGCCCGTGGACGCCCGGCTCATCGACCGGGCGCTGACCCACCGCTCGTACGCGTACGAGAACGGCGGCCTGCCCACCAACGAGCGCCTGGAGTTCCTCGGCGACTCGGTGCTGGGCCTGGTGGTCACCGACACGCTCTACACCACGCACAGCGAGCTGCCCGAGGGGCAGCTCGCCAAGCTGCGTTCGGCCGTGGTCAACTCCAAGGCCCTGGCCGAGGTGGCCCGGGGCCTGCGCCTGGGCGACTACGTGAAGCTGGGCCGCGGCGAGGAGACCACCGGCGGGCGGGACAAGGCCTCGATCCTGGCCGACACCCTGGAAGCCCTGATCGGCTCGGTCTACCTCGACCACGGCATCGAGGTCGCCTTCGACCTGGTCCGCCGCCTGTTCGGCCCGCTGATCGCCACCTCGGCGACCCTGGGCGCCGGGCTGGACTGGAAGACCTCGCTGCAGGAGCTGACCGCGGTCGCCGGCATCGGCGTCCCGGACTACCGGGTGACCGAGACCGGCCCGGACCACGACAAGTTCTTCGAGGCCGACGCCTGCGTGGGCGGCACCGTCTACGGCCACGGCTCGGGCCGCTCCAAGAAGGAGGCCGAGCAGCAGGCGGCCGAGGAGGCCTGGCGCACCATCCGCGAGACGCACGCCGAGGCGCTGGCCGCCAAGGGCGTGCTGCCCGGAGCCGCCGGAGACCGCAAGCTCACACACGGCCCGTACGACATCGAACCGGATCCGGCGGACGCGTCCTGA